From the genome of Vicia villosa cultivar HV-30 ecotype Madison, WI linkage group LG2, Vvil1.0, whole genome shotgun sequence, one region includes:
- the LOC131652374 gene encoding chaperone protein dnaJ 13: MAELNEEQDKRELYAVLNLSPEASDEEIRKAYRQWAQLYHPDKFQSPNLKDAATENFQRVCEAYEILSDPIKRQVYDIYGMEGLKSGLELGPSLEKVEEIKAELDRMKRMRELEKKAARIQSSGTIMSNISLPQYLVGEGLFQGMAMTSEIQSELSKRSVAVIGGNLAVDGHVGGGGANAVLSHQLSEASSIDFMASAGLRSLLGVQTSRHISSHSSATAGLTLSLKDGSLNLSNAWTRQLSDTTNGSIQLLLGSHSSVAVGWQKKDKRRTASGEVKFGTGSFETSVHYTHRFSSKSHGCIAGRVGSSSIEMEVGGGRKLSKFSTVRWLYVIGIQGISWRFELYRGGQKLVVPILLTDYLNPVFATGAFVIPASFYLVLKKFFIKPYYLKRSKQKALEKEGKSSAQVQEGRAAAEKAQKLQQNVANRKRNKQLEMDGLVIMKALYGSDTILNNLDSSNETSFESTSGVIDVTTPLNFLVNDSSQLKLHEGVKKSGIMGFCDPCPGEHKMLYVEYSYASNQHRVLVDDYEELLIPQGIHRI; encoded by the exons ATGGCGGAACTTAACGAAGAACAAGACAAGAGAGAACTCTACGCAGTTTTGAATTTATCCCCCGAAGCTTCCGATGAAGAAATTCGCAAAGCATATCGTCAATGGGCGCAGCTCTATCACCCCGATAAGTTCCAATCTCCTAAC TTAAAAGATGCTGCTACGGAGAATTTCCAACGAGTGTGTGAAGCGTATGAGATTTTGTCAGATCCAATTAAAAGGCAAGTTTATGATATCTATGGTATGGAAGGATTGAAATCTGGTTTGGAACTTGGTCCGAGTTTGGAGAAAGTTGAAGAGATTAAAGCTGAATTGGATAGAATGAAGAGAATGAGGGAACTGGAAAAGAAAGCGGCGCGGATTCAATCTTCCGGGACGATTATGTCCAATATATCTTTGCCACAGTATCTAGTTGGTGAAGGCCTCTTCCAAGG AATGGCAATGACAAGTGAAATTCAGTCTGAGTTGTCAAAACGAAGTGTTGCCGTGATTGGCGGCAATTTAGCAGTTGATGGACATGTAGGTGGTGGAGGTGCTAATGCTGTATTAAGTCATCAACTTTCAGAAGCTTCGTCAATAGACTTTATGGCTTCAGCTGGTTTACGTTCGCTACTTGGGGTTCAGACATCTCG GCATATATCCTCACACTCATCTGCAACAGCAGGCTTAACACTGTCTTTGAAAGATGGTTCATTGAATCTTTCTAATGCATGGACCCGCCAACTGTCAGATACAACAAACGGAAGT ATACAACTCTTGTTGGGATCACATTCATCTGTAGCCGTAGGGTGGCAGAAAAAAGATAAGAGAAGGACTGCTTCTGGAGAAGTGAAG TTTGGCACAGGTTCTTTTGAGACATCGGTTCATTATACTCATCGATTTTCTTCTAAATCTCATGGCTGCATTGCAGGAAGAGTTGGGAG TTCTTCCATTGAgatggaagttggtggtggaagGAAGTTATCAAAATTCAGTACTGTGCGCTGGTTGTATGTAATTGGAATTCAG GGTATTTCCTGGAGATTTGAACTCTATCGTGGGGGTCAGAAGCTGGTTGTTCCT ATTTTGCTGACGGATTATTTGAATCCTGTGTTTGCTACTGGAGCATTTGTTATTCCAGCATCTTTTTACTTAGTTCTGAAG AAATTTTTCATTAAACCTTATTACCTTAAAAGGAGTAAGCAGAAGGCTCTGGAGAAGGAGGGGAAAAGTTCTGCTCAG GTTCAAGAAGGAAGGGCTGCAGCGGAAAAAGCTCAGAAATTACAACAAAATGTGGCTAATAGGAAAAGAAACAAGCAATTAGAAATGGATGGACTGGTTATTATGAAAGCGCTATATGGAAGTGATACAATTCTAAACAACTTGGATTCTTCAAATGAAACCAGTTTTGAATCTACTTCAGGAGTCATCGATGTTACAACGCCTCTAAACTTTCTAGTTAATGATTCCAGTCAACTTAAG CTTCACGAAGGTGTAAAGAAATCAGGAATCATGGGTTTCTGTGATCCCTGTCCAGGAGAGCACAAAATGTTATATGTAGAATATTCTTATGCCAGCAATCAACACAGG GTCTTGGTTGATGACTATGAAGAATTACTGATACCCCAGGGCATCCACAGGATATAA